The Salvelinus namaycush isolate Seneca chromosome 8, SaNama_1.0, whole genome shotgun sequence genome has a segment encoding these proteins:
- the LOC120051765 gene encoding hyaluronidase-5-like has protein sequence MSLLGTNWALPKTDQPVDPDYPFLFMWNAPTELCETRFGVGLNLSHFQLVSSTLKSATNQSISIFYTDRFGLFPYVDEDTGEMYDEGLPQLIDFQEHREQAEDDIEYYIPEDQPGLAILDFEEWRPQWVRNWGSKDIYRDLSIETVKTKTPTLSDDEAEDRAKIVFERAAKRYFLRSLLVGKRLRPNRLWGYYLYPDCYNYDYNQDMSDYSGSCPELEQERNDELMWLWKESTALYPSIYLELILRDSYQARLFVRHRIQEAMRVSMLPNQSYAIPVYAYIRPVFKDSGDDYMSEYDLVNTVGEAAALGAAGVISWGDMNVTDSEDSCFNARRHLEKIMNPYILNVSTASRLCSEALCRANGRCIRKHWDRDDYLHLNPYTFQIKRYKTGNLAVKGEMSQYEIDWFADRFDCLCYSDKPCQSSITLNSFPNFVQSNGTPQYFQPFVILTSVYSMYVFL, from the exons ATGTCTCTGCTGGGCACTAACTGGGCACTACCTAAAACAGACCAACCTGTAGATCCTGACTACCCCTTCCTATTCATGTGGAACGCTCCCACAGAACTCTGCGAGACCAGATTTGGCGTGGGTCTCAACCTCTCCCACTTCCAGTTAGTGAGCAGCACTTTGAAGTCTGCCACCAACCAAAGCATCTCCATTTTCTACACTGACCGTTTCGGCCTCTTCCCCTACGTGGACGAGGACACAGGGGAAATGTATGACGAAGGCCTTCCACAGCTGATTGATTTCCAGGAACACCGTGAGCAGGCCGAAGATGACATTGAATACTACATCCCCGAAGACCAACCGGGCCTCGCCATCCTTGACTTTGAGGAGTGGCGACCACAGTGGGTCCGGAACTGGGGCAGCAAGGACATCTATCGAGATCTCTCAATTGAGACTGTGAAAACCAAGACCCCAACCTTATCCGACGACGAGGCCGAAGACAGAGCCAAGATAGTGTTTGAGCGAGCAGCAAAGCGATACTTTCTCCGATCTCTCTTGGTTGGGAAGAGGCTAAGACCCAACAGGCTTTGGGGATACTATCTGTACCCGGACTGTTACAACTACGACTACAACCAGGATATGAGTGATTATTCTGGGAGTTGTCCTGAGCTTGAGCAAGAGAGGAACGATGAGTTGATGTGGCTATGGAAGGAGTCCACTGCTctttatccatccatctatctgGAGCTGATCCTGAGAGATTCCTACCAAGCCCGCCTATTTGTCCGCCACCGCATTCAGGAAGCTATGAGAGTATCCATGCTCCCCAACCAAAGTTACGCCATTCCTGTCTACGCCTACATCCGCCCAGTTTTCAAAGACAGTGGTGATGACTACATGTCAGAG TATGACCTGGTTAACACCGTTGGGGAGGCAGCTGCCCTGGGAGCGGCTGGGGTGATCTCCTGGGGGGACATGAACGTCACTGACTCAGAG GACTCCTGTTTCAATGCCAGACGCCACCTGGAGAAGATCATGAATCCATACATCTTGAATGTTTCCACAGCATCGCGGCTGTGCAGCGAGGCTTTGTGTCGGGCGAATGGCCGATGCATAAGAAAGCACTGGGACAGAGACGACTACCTACACCTCAACCCATATACCTTCCAGATCAAGAGATATAAAACAGGCAATCTGGCTGTGAAGGGTGAAATGTCCCAATATGAGATTGACTGGTTTGCTGACAGATTTGACTGTTTGTGCTACTCTGACAAACCATGTCAGTCCTCCATTACTCTAAACTCCTTCCCCAACTTTGTTCAAAGCAATGGAACTCCCCAATACTTCCAACCGTTTGTCATTCTGActtctgtctacagtatgtatgtttTTTTGTAA